A genomic region of Alicyclobacillus sp. SO9 contains the following coding sequences:
- a CDS encoding glycosyltransferase: MSTQLSVVIPAYNEEKTIGRLIRKLERWPRKPEIVVVANGCTDRTAAVVRETGARLIEFTESLGHDVGRAIGLSVATGDVCVVIDGDMLFSPADLEPYVQAVDGGVDIALNRYPMPGMKHYSHMTAVAKRAVNILTDRDDLNASSLTAVPHALSRRAVEQLGWKAFSVPPVAQVQAHMAGLRVSAVHLVPVGAKNPVRKRPKDKSVSRLIVGDCLEAISLLTEQRGARAGYTDLDRKRDVLEVEADTVGVSPDGPPRPPQEDITADPSELTQFQPWTAGRGLAVRRGIVPHSEVLNLAVIPVYNEEQTIGKVIQNVKQSGLNDIHVVCNGTTDRSRKIANAHGASLVCIGEPLGHDVGRGVGYLTRQAQRYLFLDGDIVLGPQILREFVHAMDRADVALNDLDEVMSTRQQAGTVTVVRRFLNLALEREDLGAASMTAVPHAMHREVIEAIGAHSLAVPPLAQVKAILAGFQVAAVHPVNVMSKNRFQRELHGKRHGKPWERLVLGDHLEAFHFMLSELGPRGLFPDKIRKRAWLEKWRKQLEDTPDNRSKLPL; encoded by the coding sequence GTGAGCACTCAGCTAAGCGTGGTAATTCCCGCCTACAATGAGGAGAAGACAATCGGCCGACTGATACGGAAGCTGGAAAGATGGCCGAGAAAACCGGAAATTGTGGTCGTAGCCAATGGATGCACAGACAGAACGGCTGCGGTTGTAAGAGAAACGGGGGCACGACTAATTGAATTTACAGAGAGCCTCGGCCACGATGTTGGCCGTGCCATCGGCTTATCTGTAGCGACGGGTGATGTATGCGTCGTCATAGACGGCGACATGCTGTTTTCTCCTGCAGATTTGGAACCCTATGTGCAAGCTGTAGACGGCGGGGTTGATATCGCCTTGAACAGGTATCCAATGCCCGGGATGAAGCACTATTCTCACATGACAGCTGTTGCAAAACGAGCTGTGAATATTCTCACGGACAGAGACGACCTGAACGCCAGCAGCCTGACTGCGGTGCCGCACGCGCTTAGCCGCAGGGCCGTTGAACAATTGGGTTGGAAGGCTTTTTCAGTGCCGCCTGTGGCACAAGTTCAGGCGCACATGGCAGGACTCCGCGTCAGTGCAGTCCACTTAGTCCCGGTAGGCGCGAAAAACCCGGTACGGAAAAGACCTAAAGATAAATCAGTGTCCCGTCTCATTGTAGGCGATTGTCTTGAAGCCATTTCACTGTTGACGGAACAGCGGGGCGCACGGGCAGGTTATACAGATTTGGACCGGAAGCGAGATGTTTTGGAAGTGGAGGCAGATACCGTTGGGGTGAGTCCGGATGGACCGCCTAGACCGCCTCAGGAGGACATCACTGCGGATCCCTCCGAGTTAACGCAGTTTCAGCCATGGACTGCAGGCAGAGGACTGGCCGTAAGACGCGGCATTGTGCCGCACAGCGAAGTGCTGAACCTTGCCGTGATTCCGGTATACAACGAAGAACAAACGATTGGTAAGGTCATACAAAACGTGAAGCAAAGCGGACTGAATGACATCCATGTGGTGTGTAACGGGACCACTGACAGAAGTCGGAAGATTGCAAATGCCCACGGCGCATCTCTGGTTTGCATTGGTGAGCCGCTGGGACATGATGTAGGCAGAGGTGTTGGCTATTTGACGCGGCAAGCGCAACGTTATTTGTTTCTTGATGGAGACATTGTTCTCGGGCCGCAAATCTTGCGGGAGTTTGTGCACGCTATGGATCGAGCCGATGTGGCGTTAAATGATTTGGACGAAGTGATGTCCACTCGTCAACAAGCAGGAACTGTGACTGTGGTCAGAAGGTTTCTCAATCTGGCGCTGGAACGAGAAGACCTGGGTGCCGCATCTATGACCGCTGTTCCTCACGCAATGCACAGGGAAGTCATTGAAGCAATTGGTGCACACAGCTTGGCAGTTCCCCCTTTGGCACAGGTGAAGGCCATCCTGGCCGGGTTTCAAGTTGCAGCAGTACATCCAGTCAATGTGATGTCCAAAAATCGCTTTCAGCGGGAGTTGCACGGGAAGAGACACGGCAAACCTTGGGAACGACTGGTGCTGGGAGACCACCTGGAGGCATTTCATTTCATGCTCAGCGAACTTGGTCCAAGGGGCTTGTTTCCAGACAAGATCCGAAAACGGGCGTGGCTTGAGAAATGGCGAAAGCAATTGGAAGACACGCCGGATAACAGGAGTAAATTGCCTTTATAA
- a CDS encoding GNAT family N-acetyltransferase: MDWYEKLTDYFPEHELKDVNQMEALLEHVPAYRKRETEDYLVMYAEYPDFIFLDYLLVYPGTRGRGIGGQVIGDFQSKGKLLIAEVEPEDEENADTGKRIRFYEKNGFRLASNIEYTRWDNDGEVFRMDIYYWSPDPTHERQVLQMMKHICREIHNFQAMKYYGRLVANPETSLQWKH, translated from the coding sequence ATGGACTGGTACGAGAAGCTGACAGATTACTTTCCAGAGCATGAGCTAAAAGACGTAAACCAGATGGAGGCATTACTGGAGCACGTGCCGGCCTATCGCAAACGCGAAACAGAAGATTACTTGGTGATGTATGCGGAATATCCAGATTTTATATTTTTGGATTACTTACTCGTTTACCCAGGTACGAGAGGCCGCGGCATTGGCGGGCAGGTCATAGGAGATTTTCAGTCCAAAGGCAAGTTACTCATAGCAGAAGTCGAGCCGGAGGACGAGGAGAACGCAGATACCGGCAAACGAATTCGGTTTTACGAAAAGAATGGTTTTCGCCTTGCCAGTAACATTGAATATACGCGCTGGGACAATGACGGAGAAGTATTCCGTATGGACATTTACTACTGGAGCCCGGATCCAACCCATGAACGTCAGGTTCTGCAGATGATGAAGCACATCTGCAGAGAGATTCACAACTTCCAAGCGATGAAGTATTATGGACGTCTTGTAGCAAATCCAGAAACCTCGCTTCAGTGGAAGCATTGA
- a CDS encoding ABC transporter substrate-binding protein: MNRKTAAVISASLGTALLVAGCGTVNQAASHSKVSTGNQTATNSTGTATGQAGQTPQAQTQFPLTVKDQAGHTITIKKAPKHIASITLGTDTILSGLVPKSEIAMVTKFSADPNQSNIVSFVKGIPKINQANSEQIIAAHPDLVLAASYTQSGVVQQLKQAGIPTYEFASFNSQKAIEKNIKIMGKLVDKPAKANQLIKTMNQQLKQIGNAVKGMKKPTVISDSSYGDAAGSQTTVNDMIRDAGGVNAAAGVTGWKKVTDEQIVKWNPDVMIISSTDKGYKQKLLHDKALQDVNFVKNRRIYAVPPADLNSLSQYFPRGVRDIAKDLHPKANIPKLTK; this comes from the coding sequence ATGAACAGAAAAACGGCAGCAGTTATTTCGGCTTCTCTTGGAACGGCCCTGTTGGTTGCGGGGTGCGGAACCGTAAATCAAGCTGCTAGTCACAGCAAAGTCAGTACGGGAAACCAGACTGCGACAAACTCAACTGGAACTGCAACCGGACAGGCGGGACAGACCCCGCAAGCACAGACCCAATTTCCCTTGACTGTGAAAGACCAGGCGGGCCACACGATTACCATTAAAAAGGCCCCCAAGCACATTGCCTCCATAACTTTGGGTACAGACACCATCTTGTCCGGACTGGTTCCAAAGAGTGAGATTGCGATGGTGACAAAGTTTTCAGCGGATCCGAATCAATCCAATATTGTGAGCTTTGTGAAAGGGATACCGAAGATTAATCAAGCGAACTCTGAGCAGATTATTGCGGCGCATCCGGATCTGGTTTTGGCTGCCTCGTACACACAGTCAGGTGTTGTTCAACAGTTGAAACAGGCAGGAATCCCGACCTATGAGTTCGCGAGTTTTAACTCTCAAAAGGCTATTGAGAAAAATATTAAAATAATGGGAAAACTAGTTGACAAACCGGCAAAGGCTAACCAACTCATCAAGACAATGAATCAGCAGTTGAAGCAGATTGGGAATGCGGTCAAGGGCATGAAAAAGCCGACAGTTATCAGCGACAGTTCTTACGGGGACGCCGCAGGCAGTCAAACGACTGTGAACGACATGATTAGAGACGCAGGGGGGGTCAACGCAGCCGCAGGTGTCACGGGTTGGAAAAAAGTGACGGATGAACAGATTGTCAAGTGGAATCCGGATGTCATGATTATTTCCAGCACAGACAAGGGATACAAACAGAAACTGCTTCATGACAAGGCCCTGCAAGACGTCAATTTTGTCAAGAACAGACGCATTTACGCAGTTCCCCCTGCAGACTTAAACAGCCTGTCACAATACTTTCCGAGAGGAGTCAGGGATATTGCCAAGGATTTGCACCCTAAGGCCAACATTCCCAAATTGACAAAATGA
- a CDS encoding iron ABC transporter permease gives MKRLHAGVGITVLSAALVVAAFLELDLGPMHISVGKAVMDSWAYFSGQRTSDAVVMGAIRWPRLVVAAMVGAGLASTGAALQAVFRNPMADPAIIGVSGGASLGAVVVISLGLASRSQWWTPAGAFVTGLVAVFLIYRLGTIAGRTAVHSLLLSGVAVSSLSSALVTLALSLSPLQTMQAILFWLMGGLDGSTWGHALMITVFSGVGLVVYLTQARALDILSIGEEQAEGVGVPLQSIKQIVLITAAFVVAACVSVSGVIGFVGLIVPHLIRIWMGPVHRVLIAASAIGGAVLLVLSDVIARTIVLPQELNVGIITSCLGAPFFLYLLRRQFGGQGRKI, from the coding sequence ATGAAACGACTTCATGCCGGCGTTGGGATAACTGTTTTATCTGCCGCCCTGGTTGTGGCTGCATTTCTCGAACTGGATTTGGGTCCCATGCATATTTCAGTGGGAAAAGCCGTAATGGATTCGTGGGCATACTTCAGCGGTCAGCGCACATCTGACGCGGTAGTCATGGGAGCCATCCGTTGGCCGCGCCTTGTGGTGGCAGCGATGGTTGGAGCCGGGCTTGCGAGTACCGGAGCCGCATTGCAGGCGGTGTTTCGCAATCCAATGGCCGATCCCGCTATTATCGGTGTTTCTGGCGGCGCCTCCCTCGGCGCGGTCGTGGTTATCAGCCTGGGATTGGCTTCCCGCAGCCAGTGGTGGACGCCGGCAGGCGCTTTCGTTACCGGACTTGTTGCTGTTTTCCTGATTTACCGATTAGGGACCATTGCCGGGCGTACAGCGGTGCATTCATTGCTCTTATCGGGAGTTGCTGTCAGTTCGCTGTCCAGTGCCTTGGTCACATTGGCTCTGTCACTTTCTCCATTACAGACCATGCAGGCCATCCTGTTCTGGCTCATGGGGGGACTTGACGGAAGTACGTGGGGCCATGCACTGATGATTACGGTCTTTTCCGGTGTCGGGCTTGTGGTGTATCTAACCCAAGCCCGTGCCCTGGACATCTTGTCCATCGGGGAGGAGCAGGCGGAAGGTGTTGGAGTTCCCTTGCAAAGTATTAAGCAAATTGTCTTGATTACCGCGGCGTTCGTAGTGGCTGCGTGTGTCAGTGTCAGCGGCGTCATTGGCTTTGTCGGATTGATTGTGCCACATTTGATTCGGATTTGGATGGGTCCTGTACACCGCGTCTTAATTGCCGCCTCAGCCATTGGCGGTGCAGTGCTTCTGGTGTTGTCTGATGTCATTGCACGAACGATTGTGCTGCCTCAAGAATTGAATGTGGGCATTATTACGTCCTGTTTAGGTGCACCGTTTTTTCTGTATTTATTGCGAAGACAATTTGGCGGACAGGGGCGAAAAATATGA
- a CDS encoding ABC transporter ATP-binding protein, with protein MSTLRIEALDFRTALKDISAVWEPGQLMGVIGPNGAGKSTLLKLVSGVERPDSGRVWLDGDLLGKLNAKERARRLAYLPQQVPVDVLFTVREFVEMGRYAHQSPWGGFNISSKQAVNQAIHRLNLDELVHTPLGQLSGGERQRAAIARCLAQETEVLVLDEPISNLDLYYQVEILQLLRQLASEGYLVVLAIHHLELAAQYCSHMTLLNHGAVYAQGKTEEVLKPEAVAEVFHMNVKMFRDPFDSSLRISCTPGWQAQVHVSSQP; from the coding sequence ATGAGTACCCTTAGAATCGAAGCGCTTGACTTTCGGACCGCCCTAAAGGATATCTCAGCGGTGTGGGAGCCTGGGCAATTAATGGGTGTAATCGGTCCCAACGGTGCAGGCAAATCAACACTTTTGAAGCTGGTGTCCGGTGTGGAACGCCCTGACAGCGGGCGGGTATGGTTGGATGGTGATTTATTGGGGAAGCTCAATGCAAAAGAGCGGGCGCGCAGGTTAGCTTATTTGCCGCAACAGGTGCCGGTTGATGTGCTCTTTACGGTGAGGGAGTTCGTGGAGATGGGCCGGTACGCTCACCAAAGTCCGTGGGGAGGTTTCAATATCTCATCGAAACAGGCTGTCAATCAAGCCATCCATCGGTTGAATCTCGATGAACTGGTACATACACCTCTGGGACAGCTCTCTGGAGGGGAACGTCAGCGAGCAGCCATTGCCAGGTGTCTTGCTCAGGAGACAGAAGTGCTGGTATTGGATGAGCCCATTTCAAATTTGGATTTGTATTATCAAGTTGAAATTCTACAGCTGTTGCGTCAACTGGCCAGTGAAGGATACTTGGTTGTCTTGGCAATACATCACTTGGAACTGGCAGCTCAGTACTGTTCGCATATGACACTGCTAAATCACGGAGCCGTCTATGCACAAGGAAAAACTGAAGAAGTGCTGAAACCGGAAGCGGTAGCGGAGGTGTTTCATATGAATGTGAAAATGTTTCGCGATCCGTTCGACAGTTCTCTCCGTATCAGTTGCACCCCCGGCTGGCAAGCCCAAGTTCACGTGAGCAGCCAGCCGTGA
- a CDS encoding DUF420 domain-containing protein has protein sequence MGQAMAWINEAFIISSAIVMAFGWRMIRQGKKEVHKRLMLTASVLAALFFITYVLKTVIFGDTMFGGPTSIEPAYQGFLQVHSVLATVIAILGIITLRFAFKGVFHKHRKIALWTVNGWFITAATGLVVFLLLYVVYPPGPTTNVLHAWLG, from the coding sequence ATGGGACAAGCAATGGCATGGATTAATGAAGCGTTTATTATCTCCAGTGCAATTGTCATGGCGTTTGGCTGGAGAATGATTCGCCAAGGCAAGAAAGAGGTACACAAGCGACTGATGTTGACAGCCTCTGTCTTGGCAGCACTATTTTTTATTACTTATGTATTGAAGACAGTCATTTTTGGAGACACCATGTTTGGCGGCCCCACGTCCATTGAGCCAGCCTATCAAGGATTTTTGCAGGTTCATTCGGTGCTTGCAACCGTCATTGCCATTCTCGGTATTATTACACTCCGATTTGCATTTAAAGGGGTTTTCCACAAACATCGCAAAATTGCGCTGTGGACCGTAAACGGCTGGTTTATCACCGCAGCCACCGGATTAGTTGTGTTCCTGTTGCTGTATGTAGTGTATCCGCCTGGACCAACAACCAACGTACTGCACGCTTGGCTGGGCTAA
- a CDS encoding sugar MFS transporter: protein MHRTADFSQHRYAYSLALSIMVLFGALDILKGVSAPLMQQDWHLSYLQVGNIFVSNSLGYLAGSFLAGSFVQRFGTKIMLLSGGGTLAVSLLFTVLLQSYTGLLFAFLLGGIGSGWLEIGVNHVVPEMTEDPHLQSKYFNWLHGLYGVGAVIFPAVAAFLIRRTHQWRVSYEVSLILLMMILLASLFLNMRRITTVSTREKGLEQEQTAVRETTKWKKGAIFRSPILYGLILAISLYVMAEIGVGSWLTTYLVRVESFSVSTASYVLSAFYFTFTLGRLTAHLWVPRTGNERSILVSAIFAAVVFSIAITNRQTAVIGFSLAGLGFAIIFPTITAVASYRFKEQSGRVLGILFTAAGIGSLLVNWLVGLIATGFGMKAGLGMVILFLLLVFVVMLWVRRRIISADSTDREAT, encoded by the coding sequence TTGCACCGCACCGCGGACTTCTCGCAGCATAGATATGCCTACAGTCTGGCACTCTCCATCATGGTACTGTTTGGCGCCCTAGACATTTTGAAGGGTGTCTCGGCGCCATTGATGCAGCAGGATTGGCACCTCAGTTATCTACAGGTCGGAAATATCTTTGTCTCGAACTCGCTTGGGTATCTGGCAGGAAGTTTTCTGGCGGGTTCGTTTGTTCAAAGGTTCGGGACCAAAATCATGTTGTTAAGCGGCGGGGGAACACTGGCGGTATCCCTGCTCTTCACGGTTCTCCTGCAGAGCTATACAGGGCTCCTGTTCGCTTTCTTGCTCGGAGGGATTGGCAGCGGTTGGTTGGAAATCGGTGTGAACCACGTTGTGCCTGAAATGACAGAAGATCCGCACTTGCAATCTAAGTACTTCAATTGGCTGCACGGGCTTTACGGTGTTGGCGCAGTTATCTTTCCTGCTGTCGCAGCTTTTCTCATTCGTCGTACACATCAATGGCGGGTTTCCTATGAAGTCAGTCTAATTCTCTTAATGATGATTCTGTTAGCTTCCTTATTCTTGAACATGAGGCGCATAACAACCGTGTCTACCCGAGAAAAAGGATTGGAACAGGAGCAAACAGCAGTGCGTGAAACAACAAAGTGGAAGAAAGGCGCCATTTTTAGGTCACCAATTTTGTACGGACTGATCCTTGCCATTAGTCTGTACGTGATGGCTGAAATTGGCGTTGGTTCGTGGTTGACCACTTATCTCGTGCGGGTAGAAAGCTTTTCCGTTAGTACAGCATCATATGTGCTCTCAGCGTTCTATTTCACTTTTACGCTGGGCAGGTTGACAGCTCACTTATGGGTCCCTCGTACAGGGAATGAACGAAGCATCCTTGTGAGTGCTATCTTTGCTGCAGTTGTGTTCTCCATAGCAATCACCAATCGACAAACGGCCGTCATTGGTTTTTCGTTAGCAGGACTGGGCTTTGCAATCATATTTCCGACCATCACTGCGGTGGCAAGTTATCGATTTAAAGAGCAGTCAGGCCGAGTTCTGGGTATTCTGTTTACGGCAGCAGGGATAGGCAGTCTCTTGGTTAATTGGCTTGTCGGGCTGATTGCAACGGGGTTCGGGATGAAAGCAGGGCTTGGTATGGTCATCTTGTTCTTGTTGCTGGTGTTTGTTGTCATGTTGTGGGTACGCCGCCGCATCATCAGTGCCGATTCCACAGACCGAGAAGCAACATAA
- a CDS encoding MFS transporter gives MVGQIRTLYRSYHPAVWWMISATAVTKITQFMVFPFVALYMSSHTNASPGVIGLAVGTGALTSTVFGFIGGSFADRFGRKQMMALAMALSAGLMALFPNIHAVYMFFVLSGLNGIVRTLFQPAAQALLSDLTVPEKRGKVFAMDYWAINVGASFGPILGGYFGTVATGWTFYLTAGVDLVYALVILMMFPDPRKDKSLLAKHEKQDHEQKSGPAAGFSFRTAFLTVIRDRAFLVFLIAFMLGGIGYAQIETTLPQVMGEAVNANKAAEMFSIVLASNAIEVVFLQVLLSKIASRLGIVRALMIGQFLFTLGYIGISLSHSLWQYIGSMFVLTLGEIINFPVMNEYISVLADERYRGTYFGASALGALSFFIGPWLGGVILEHAGGMVLFLTAAAVSLLAVPLYRVADRMRLKREPSGNASQGDVTVGV, from the coding sequence ATGGTCGGACAGATTCGCACTCTTTATCGTTCATATCATCCGGCTGTTTGGTGGATGATTAGTGCTACCGCGGTAACAAAAATCACGCAGTTCATGGTGTTCCCATTTGTGGCACTGTACATGTCCTCTCATACCAATGCCAGTCCAGGTGTCATCGGTTTGGCGGTCGGAACAGGTGCCCTCACGTCAACCGTGTTTGGTTTCATTGGGGGCAGCTTTGCAGACAGGTTCGGCCGTAAACAAATGATGGCATTGGCGATGGCGCTCAGTGCCGGACTGATGGCGCTGTTTCCAAACATTCACGCTGTATATATGTTCTTTGTTTTGAGCGGATTAAACGGTATTGTCAGAACACTGTTTCAACCGGCCGCGCAGGCACTGTTGTCTGATTTGACCGTCCCTGAAAAGCGCGGAAAAGTGTTTGCAATGGATTATTGGGCAATTAATGTAGGTGCTTCCTTTGGTCCGATTCTTGGCGGGTACTTCGGGACTGTTGCAACCGGTTGGACGTTCTATCTGACTGCCGGCGTCGATCTCGTTTATGCCCTTGTGATTTTAATGATGTTTCCCGACCCTCGAAAAGACAAGTCCTTGCTGGCAAAGCATGAAAAGCAAGACCATGAACAGAAATCCGGCCCGGCAGCCGGGTTTTCCTTTCGCACCGCGTTTCTCACGGTGATTCGAGACAGAGCATTTCTCGTTTTCTTAATTGCCTTTATGCTGGGCGGCATTGGTTACGCACAAATTGAGACTACACTGCCGCAAGTCATGGGTGAAGCGGTCAATGCAAACAAGGCTGCGGAAATGTTCTCCATTGTTCTCGCGTCAAATGCCATTGAGGTTGTGTTTCTGCAGGTTTTGCTGTCAAAAATTGCATCTCGTTTGGGAATTGTCCGAGCCCTTATGATAGGACAATTTCTGTTTACATTAGGATACATTGGAATATCGCTGTCACACAGTCTCTGGCAGTATATTGGTTCAATGTTCGTTTTAACGCTGGGTGAGATCATCAACTTCCCAGTGATGAACGAGTACATCAGCGTACTGGCGGATGAGCGATATCGGGGAACGTACTTTGGTGCAAGCGCGTTGGGTGCCCTCAGCTTCTTCATCGGACCCTGGCTTGGCGGTGTAATCCTTGAACATGCAGGCGGAATGGTGTTGTTCCTGACAGCCGCTGCAGTCTCACTGCTAGCCGTGCCGTTATACCGCGTTGCAGACAGAATGAGACTAAAGCGAGAGCCAAGCGGCAATGCATCGCAAGGAGATGTAACGGTGGGTGTATAG
- a CDS encoding spore coat protein: MPLRSHEAHELNELLMGCVNTINTMGMFIKQAQDPELKGILQSQLAAHIQDYNVKVEWAQSGQSSQQFQVPPMPAKMAGTPKPPQQVEPNPNGTSFDDRGIATAYLLGLKAQGKNYASAAFEADEPQLRQFLEDAFEMCSHHAFQVAGWMRKNGYYPGDQASSTYLQDLSQTYAAVRQPAGVQ; encoded by the coding sequence ATGCCGCTTCGTTCACATGAAGCTCATGAATTGAATGAGTTGTTAATGGGATGTGTAAACACCATCAACACCATGGGAATGTTTATCAAACAGGCTCAGGACCCTGAATTGAAAGGCATTTTGCAGAGTCAGTTGGCTGCTCATATTCAGGATTACAATGTGAAGGTTGAGTGGGCCCAATCGGGACAATCCAGTCAACAATTTCAGGTACCTCCGATGCCTGCCAAAATGGCAGGCACGCCAAAGCCTCCGCAACAGGTTGAGCCCAATCCCAATGGTACGTCTTTTGACGACCGTGGAATCGCTACTGCCTACTTGCTTGGACTGAAGGCACAAGGCAAGAACTATGCGTCAGCTGCTTTCGAAGCAGACGAACCGCAGCTCCGTCAGTTCCTTGAGGATGCTTTTGAAATGTGTTCACACCATGCTTTTCAGGTAGCCGGGTGGATGCGCAAGAATGGTTATTATCCCGGTGACCAGGCATCCAGCACGTACCTGCAGGACCTGAGCCAAACCTACGCGGCCGTTCGCCAACCGGCTGGCGTTCAGTAA
- a CDS encoding YbjQ family protein, with translation MLVVTTENIPGHKVEKTLGEAFGVVVRSRGIGGNLAAGLRSIVGGEIKEYTEMLEDARRSALDRMVKNAHAMGANAVVMMRFDSSEIGQSMSEIVAYGTAVIVREEEQ, from the coding sequence ATGCTTGTTGTTACAACCGAAAATATTCCCGGACACAAAGTGGAAAAGACTTTAGGCGAGGCCTTTGGAGTGGTTGTTCGAAGCCGCGGTATTGGCGGAAACCTTGCAGCCGGGCTTCGTAGTATAGTTGGGGGTGAAATTAAGGAGTACACGGAAATGCTTGAAGATGCTCGCCGGAGTGCGCTGGACCGGATGGTAAAGAACGCCCATGCCATGGGAGCCAATGCGGTGGTCATGATGCGTTTTGATTCCAGTGAGATTGGTCAGTCCATGTCTGAAATCGTAGCCTATGGAACAGCTGTCATTGTCCGCGAAGAAGAACAATGA
- a CDS encoding spore germination protein, producing MTLWRTLFTKRLSSQAGKLPPDEELNKMRGTEYNGNMKPAVDFIEDLLGVNDDLVIRSLRVFTHYDAVLIYFSNLVNREVINDSIVKPLMNTANYQAGKKPKRQDIQELISKDIVFFGQIHWENNIPQAVEALLRGDTLVFMDDVDKILCISTRNVEHRGIEQPQTEQAVRGSRDGFIESMATNITLLRYRLQTPNFRIKMQTLGRLSKTKVGICYIEGIVNPALVEEVERRLNSIDVDVILDAGTIEQYVEDNHWSPFPQLENSERPDKCVSNLCEGRVVLLIDGTPFALIAPAVFTQFYQTVDDYSERPLMGSLIRMVRVVALLFSLVFPGIYVAVISFNPELIPTQFAVAIAGARAGVPFPAVVEVLIMEISMEVLREATLRLPQQVGGALSIVGVLVIGQAAVAAGFVSPITVVIIALTTIGSFATPAYNAAVAMRILRFLITILGGIFGLYGVVIGMIVITNHMLSLRSFGVPYMSPIVPVEWQGWKDALMRAPIWWMPVRPQQVHPQNNRRLGKGTLEKVFQRPHHPLDPVDPKGDRQKS from the coding sequence GTGACACTGTGGAGAACTCTGTTTACAAAGCGGCTCTCATCCCAGGCGGGAAAGCTTCCTCCGGATGAAGAGCTTAACAAGATGAGAGGTACGGAATACAACGGCAATATGAAGCCTGCCGTGGACTTCATCGAGGATTTGCTGGGAGTCAATGACGATTTGGTAATTAGAAGTCTGCGGGTTTTTACGCACTACGATGCAGTTCTCATTTACTTCTCGAACCTTGTGAATCGAGAGGTCATTAACGACAGCATTGTCAAACCCCTGATGAATACGGCCAACTATCAGGCAGGTAAGAAACCGAAACGACAGGACATTCAAGAACTGATTAGCAAGGATATTGTCTTTTTCGGCCAAATTCATTGGGAAAATAACATCCCTCAAGCAGTCGAGGCTCTGCTTCGCGGAGATACCTTGGTTTTTATGGACGATGTAGACAAAATCCTTTGCATCAGCACTCGGAACGTGGAGCACAGGGGCATTGAACAGCCACAGACGGAGCAGGCCGTGCGCGGGTCGCGGGATGGGTTCATAGAATCCATGGCGACCAACATTACGTTGCTGCGGTACCGTCTGCAGACTCCCAATTTTCGCATCAAAATGCAGACACTTGGGCGGTTGAGTAAAACAAAGGTTGGGATTTGCTACATTGAAGGCATTGTAAATCCAGCCTTGGTGGAAGAGGTGGAGCGACGTCTAAACAGCATTGATGTCGACGTGATTTTGGATGCTGGCACAATCGAGCAGTACGTAGAGGATAATCACTGGAGTCCATTTCCGCAACTTGAAAACTCAGAGCGTCCCGACAAGTGTGTGAGTAATCTTTGCGAAGGCCGGGTCGTGTTACTGATTGACGGGACGCCCTTCGCCTTGATTGCACCCGCAGTCTTTACACAGTTCTATCAAACTGTGGACGATTATTCAGAGCGCCCCCTTATGGGCAGCTTAATTCGGATGGTGCGGGTGGTCGCCCTTCTGTTTTCACTGGTTTTTCCAGGTATCTACGTGGCGGTTATCTCCTTCAATCCAGAGTTAATCCCAACGCAGTTTGCCGTGGCAATCGCCGGGGCACGAGCTGGAGTTCCTTTTCCAGCAGTAGTAGAAGTACTCATTATGGAAATCTCTATGGAAGTGCTTCGGGAAGCAACGCTTCGATTACCGCAGCAAGTTGGCGGCGCCTTGTCCATTGTGGGGGTGTTGGTCATCGGACAAGCTGCTGTGGCAGCCGGTTTTGTCAGTCCCATTACCGTTGTTATCATAGCTCTTACAACTATTGGGAGTTTTGCGACTCCAGCTTACAATGCTGCTGTCGCAATGCGCATTCTCCGTTTCTTAATAACGATACTTGGCGGTATTTTTGGCTTATACGGAGTTGTTATCGGAATGATTGTCATTACAAATCACATGCTGTCCCTTCGGTCATTTGGGGTTCCTTATATGAGCCCCATCGTTCCCGTTGAGTGGCAGGGCTGGAAAGATGCTTTGATGCGTGCGCCAATTTGGTGGATGCCTGTTCGACCCCAGCAGGTTCATCCTCAAAATAATCGAAGGTTGGGAAAGGGCACTCTGGAGAAAGTGTTTCAGAGACCTCATCACCCCCTCGATCCCGTTGATCCAAAAGGGGACAGACAAAAATCATGA